One window of Papaver somniferum cultivar HN1 chromosome 9, ASM357369v1, whole genome shotgun sequence genomic DNA carries:
- the LOC113309506 gene encoding psbP domain-containing protein 6, chloroplastic-like, giving the protein MVTAAAATPVSYIITSSTASNSPSSSRSHNHTSSLKLLPISSPLSSSLEPQLPFISNGSVTNSSSTKLLSVSTRNGNANQDTGMERRRREFIAAIGLISINFNLWLNQKPIADAREIEVGSFLPPFPSDPSFVVFKASSKDTPALRAGNVQPYNFIIPPSWKQTRVANILSGNYCQPKCAEPWVEVKFENEKQGKIQVVASPLVRLTNKLTATIEEIGTPEKLIASLGPFVTGNTLDSDEIVETTVEKQGDQTYYKYELETPFALTGTHNLAKATAKGNTVILFVVSASDKQWQASQKTLKAILDSFEV; this is encoded by the exons ATGGTGACTGCTGCTGCAGCAACTCCAGTCTCTTACATAATCACGTCATCAACTGCTTCAAATTCTCCTTCCTCCTCAAGATCTCATAATCATACCTCATCACTTAAACTCCTGCCTATTTCCTCACCGTTATCATCATCACTAGAACCTCAACTTCCATTTATCTCTAATGGTTCAGTTACTAACTCTTCTTCTACCAAATTACTCTCCGTTAGCACTAGAAATGGTAATGCTAATCAAGATACGGGTATGGAAAGAAGACGAAGAGAATTCATTGCTGCAATTGGTTTGATTTCAATAAATTTTAATCTATGGCTGAATCAAAAACCAATTGCAGATGCCCGGGAAATTGAAGTGGGATCTTTTCTTCCTCCATTTCCATCAGACCCTTCCTTCGTCGTTTTCAAAGCTTCATCCAAGGACACTCCTGCTCTTCGTGCAG GAAACGTTCAACCATATAACTTCATTATTCCGCCAAGTTGGAAACAGACTCGAGTTGCAAACATACTGTCTGGAAATTACTGTCAACCAAAATGCGCAGAGCCATGGGTGGAAGTGAAGTTTGAAAATGAAAAGCAAGGTAAAATTCAGGTTGTGGCATCTCCATTggtacgattaacaaacaaaCTTACTGCAACTATCGAAGAAATTGGCACCCCAGAAAAGCTTATTGCTTCATTAGGTCCTTTCGTCACTGGAAATACATTAGACTCGGATGAAATCGTTGAAACCACTGTCGAAAAACAGGGTGATCAAACG TATTACAAATATGAGCTGGAGACTCCATTTGCACTGACTGGTACACATAATCTTGCCAAGGCGACTGCCAAAGGAAATACGGTCATCTTGTTTGTGGTGAGTGCAAGTGATAAGCAGTGGCAGGCATCTCAGAAGACTCTTAAAGCCATACTTGATTCATTCGAAGTGTAA
- the LOC113309505 gene encoding bZIP transcription factor 17-like: MANMEILEPMQFGSSSSHEEDNNLLNDLSTEFDPFQFPPIDAAYLNDDDLTVPEGLLNELGFDEDDGTFDFNFDDINFPSENGELGFFGSDGSDVLSSTVTGSGNGPNSDDNNNNNNGGVMNSMSPESGSCDRNYDGRVVSSSQDSGGCGSGVSGFLNSPSPADSGGNSASSSVLPVISNPVVVVDVDQKIKLEGGKEGSSKRKNITEDENPTPGNNKVRKSNIASESMKSQYVDVGDDDDKKKARLMRNRESAQLSRQRKKHYIEELEDKVRAMHSTIADLNGRVSYFMAENATLRQQLSGGVCAPPPGMYPPPHIAHMPYPWMSCPPYPTRAQGSQVPLVPIPRLKQQQPVSATKPKKSESKKKNESKTKKVASVSFLGLLFFMFLFGVLVPSVRENKEIGNSGLGFNNGGPANWPRGRVLTVNGNGSEHDVGVGLCGGKSGFREGDMRTMNCKGVKQTERGKENDSGEPLVASLYVPRNDKLVKIDGNLIIHSVLASERAKASKGKTEKSSSYPSSKGGETGLAIPGDLVPALVGGKNVERHRPVYRSAAERQRALSSGSTSSYRDSSKATAADKSLQKWFQEGLAGPVLSSGMCTEVFQFDVSKPGSIIPAASVVNVTSVENGTDTSHLSGTRNRRILNRLPVPVANGTEKHEEGPSQDDNFQGNNRSMIVSVLVDPREGGDSSEGVDGMMRPKSLSRIFVVVLLDSVKYVTYSCVLPLKGSGPHLVTS; encoded by the exons ATGGCGAATATGGAAATCTTAGAGCCGATGCAGTTTGGCTCCTCATCTTCCCATGAAGAAGATAATAACCTCCTTAATGATTTATCCACTGAGTTTGATCCCTTTCAATTCCCACCTATTGATGCTGCTTATTTGAATGATGATGATCTTACTGTACCTGAAGGTTTATTGAACGAGTTAGGTTTTGATGAAGACGACGGtacttttgatttcaattttgatGATATTAATTTTCCATCCGAAAATggagaattagggttttttggTTCCGATGGGTCTGATGTTTTGTCTTCCACGGTTACGGGTTCTGGAAATGGTCCAAATTcggatgataataataataataataatggtgGAGTTATGAATTCTATGTCTCCTGAATCAGGAAGTTGTGATCGGAATTATGATGGAAGAGTGGTATCTTCTTCTCAGGATTCTGGTGGTTGTGGATCAGGTGTTTCTGGGTTTTTGAATTCTCCTTCGCCTGCTGATTCTGGAGGTAATTCTGCTTCTTCATCTGTTCTTCCTGTAATATCAAATCCAGTTGTTGTGGTTGATGTTGATCAGAAAATTAAGTTAGAAGGAGGAAAAGAGGGTTCCTCAAAGAGGAAAAATATAACAGAAGATGAAAACCCTACCCCTGGAAATAACAAGGTTAGGAAATCGAATATTGCATCTGAAAGTATGAAATCTCAATATGTTGATGTTGGAGATGATGACGATAAAAAGAAAGCTAGGCTGATGAGGAACAGAGAAAGTGCTCAACTTTCTAGACAGAGGAAGAAACATtatattgaagaacttgaagataAGGTGAGAGCAATGCATTCTACAATTGCTGATTTGAATGGTAGAGTTTCTTACTTCATGGCTGAGAATGCGACTTTACGTCAACAATTAAGTGGAGGGGTTTGTGCACCTCCTCCTGGAATGTATCCACCTCCTCACATAGCTCATATGCCTTATCCATGGATGTCATGTCCTCCTTATCCAACGAGAGCACAAGGATCTCAAGTTCCTTTAGTTCCAATCCCTAGATTGAAACAGCAACAACCTGTGTCAGCAACCAAACCTAAAAAATCTGAGAGTAAGAAGAAAAATGAGAGTAAAACTAAGAAGGTTGCAAGCGTTAGTTTCTTGGGTTTATTGTTTTTCATGTTTCTTTTTGGAGTGTTAGTTCCTTCCGTCAGGGAAAATAAAGAGATAGGTAATAGTGGATTAGGTTTCAATAATGGTGGTCCAGCTAATTGGCCCAGAGGAAGGGTCTTGACTGTTAATGGAAATGGGTCAGAGCATGATGTAGGAGTTGGCTTGTGTGGTGGAAAATCAGGATTCCGAGAAGGCGATATGAGAACTATGAACTGTAAGGGAGTTAAGCAAACTGAAAGAGGAAAAGAGAATGATAGCGGCGAGCCTCTTGTTGCTTCGTTATATGTACCAAGAAATGATAAGCTTGTGAAGATTGATGGGAACCTTATAATTCACTCTGTTTTGGCTAGTGAAAGAGCTAAGGCATCTAAAGGAAAGACTGAAAAGAGCAGTAGCTATCCATCCAGTAAAGGTGGAGAGACTGGTTTGGCAATTCCCGGTGATTTGGTTCCTGCACTGGTGGGTGGAAAAAATGTTGAGAGACACAGACCCGTGTACAGGAGTGCAGCTGAACGTCAAAGGGCGCTGAGTTCGGGTTCCACCAGCAGTTACAGGGATAGTTCAAAGGCAACTGCAGCTGACAAGTCACTGCAGAAATGGTTCCAGGAAGGCCTTGCAG GACCAGTTTTAAGCTCTGGCATGTGCACGGAAGTGTTTCAGTTCGATGTCTCGAAACCAGGAAGTATTATTCCAGCTGCATCAGTTGTCAATGTTACTTCTGTGGAAAACGGAACAGATACTTCTCATCTTAGTGGGACTAGGAACCGAAGGATTCTCAATCGTCTCCCTGTTCCTGTTGCGAACGGAACCGAAAAACATGAGGAAGGACCATCGCAGGATGACAACTTCCAAGGTAACAATAGATCAATGATTGTATCAGTTCTGGTTGATCCTAGAGAGGGTGGTGATAGTAGTGAGGGTGTAGATGGGATGATGAGACCCAAATCACTTTCAAGGATATTTGTTGTTGTGCTCCTGGATAGTGTCAAGTATGTTACATATTCATGTGTTCTTCCTCTGAAAGGTTCTGGACCACATCTTGTAACCTCTTAA